The sequence below is a genomic window from Rhodococcus sp. 4CII.
CGGCAAGAACGAACGCGCCCATCAGACCCTGCGCAAGTGGCTGGCCAAGCAGCCACCGGCGGCGACGCTGACCGAACTGCAGACCCAACTCGACAGGACAAAGCAATGGACAGGACAAAGCAATATCAGAAACTGCCCTCAAAGTCCTGAGACAGATCCGTCCTCGAAGTCCTGAGACATGACAGCGTCCTCGGGCACTCTTTCCCACTCACGTGCGGAGGAGGGGCCGGACACTGCGTCCGAGGAACTTGACGAATCCCAGCAGATCCGGTTCGTCCTCGGTCGGCGCGATCGCCACGGAGGTCGCGCCGAGCCCGGCGAGCCTGCGCACCTCCGCGGCGATGGTGTCCGCGTCCCCCGCGACCCCGATTCCCGCGTCGACCGGCTTCTCCCACCGCGCCACTTCCTCGTCCACCCGCCGCTGCGCGCCATCGCCGGTGGCGGCGATCTTCGGAACGACCATCGGATGGGACGACGCCCCGTCGACGCCGATCTCCTCCACGATCAGGTCGCGGGTGTCGCGGATGTCGTCGTCGCTCACGGCGGACGTGACCAGGTTGCCGTCACCCAGACGCGCCGCGAGGCGTATCGACTTGGGTCCCTCGCCGCCGAGCATCAACGGAACCCGTTCGGTGGGAGGCCAGTCGAGTTTCACTCCGTCGAGCCGGACGTACCGCCCCTGCGTGCTCACCGTCTGCCCGTCGAGCAGCGCCCGCAGCGCCACCGTGTACTCCTCGAGGAGGGTCATCGGCGACGCCGCGCGGGCGCCCACCTGCTCCATCCACCGCTGCACGCCGTGCCCGACGCCCGCGATCACCCGACCGGGAAACAACCGGGAGAGCGTGGCGATCTCCATCGCGGTGAGTGCGACGTTGCGCAACGGGACGGGCATCAACCCCACACCGACGCGGATTCGTTCCGTCCACGCGAGCGCGGCAGCCGCCGACGCGATGCCGCTCTCCTTGAAACAGTCCTCCCACAACCAGATCTCGTCGAGACCACTCTCCTCGGCGACCCGCGCGAAGTCCCTCAGCCGCTCGGGTTCGATCGTCGGGATGAACGTCACGCCCAGCCGCGGCACCGCACTCGTCATCGATCCATCATGAGGGATGACGCGTTTATCAACCACCGCGTGCGGGTGCCACCACCCAGTCGGGAGATCACCCTCCCCACCGAACTCGTCGTTCGCGAGAGCTCCGGACCTGCACCCTCGGATCGGTGAGTTACCCTGCTGCGCCGCGCAGTTCGGGATTGCTGTCGACGACGGCGTAGAGCGCCTCGGTGATCGCCTTGACCCGTGCCAGCCGTGTCAGCTCCCGCGGCACGACCAGCCAGTAGGTGCGGTGGGCGATGAAGTCGTCGCGCAGAACGGGCACGAGATCCTCGTCCAGCGCCCCGATGTAGCTCGGCAGCGGCGCGATCCCGACTCCGTGCTTCACGGCCTGGTAGTGACCGGCGATGTTGTTGGTCTGGATCTGCGCCCGGAAGTCCGGCAGAAGCCGGTCGAGGATGCGCAATGGTTCGACGTCCAGGAACGCGTCGACGTACCAGATGAGCGTGTGCGTGCGCAGGTCGTCGATGGAGGCGATTGCATCGTGCGTATCGAGGTAGCGCCGCGAGGCGTAGAGCCGGAGGTCGTAGTCCGCGAGTTTGCGGACCACGACGGACCGCGGCGACGGACGTTCGAGCGTCACCGCGATGTCGAAGTCCCGGCCCGTCAGCACGTCGTGGGTGGTGGACGTGACGAGTTCGGTGAACAGGTCCGGATGCTCGGTGCGGACCGTGGCCAGTCCCGGCACCAACACGAACGCCCCGAACCCG
It includes:
- a CDS encoding LLM class flavin-dependent oxidoreductase; the protein is MTSAVPRLGVTFIPTIEPERLRDFARVAEESGLDEIWLWEDCFKESGIASAAAALAWTERIRVGVGLMPVPLRNVALTAMEIATLSRLFPGRVIAGVGHGVQRWMEQVGARAASPMTLLEEYTVALRALLDGQTVSTQGRYVRLDGVKLDWPPTERVPLMLGGEGPKSIRLAARLGDGNLVTSAVSDDDIRDTRDLIVEEIGVDGASSHPMVVPKIAATGDGAQRRVDEEVARWEKPVDAGIGVAGDADTIAAEVRRLAGLGATSVAIAPTEDEPDLLGFVKFLGRSVRPLLRT
- a CDS encoding LysR family transcriptional regulator; translated protein: MFTADNMRYLLELSRTGRLADAAKRLDVDQTTVSRRITRLEKDTGTRLFDRGASGWQLTEAGRRLIPYAESVESTLLAALDVTSSAAPGALTGTVRILTPDGFGAFVLVPGLATVRTEHPDLFTELVTSTTHDVLTGRDFDIAVTLERPSPRSVVVRKLADYDLRLYASRRYLDTHDAIASIDDLRTHTLIWYVDAFLDVEPLRILDRLLPDFRAQIQTNNIAGHYQAVKHGVGIAPLPSYIGALDEDLVPVLRDDFIAHRTYWLVVPRELTRLARVKAITEALYAVVDSNPELRGAAG